In Coregonus clupeaformis isolate EN_2021a unplaced genomic scaffold, ASM2061545v1 scaf0461, whole genome shotgun sequence, the genomic window TGGTTTATAGTAGTTTATGTTTTTGGACAGATTTTTAGTTGGTCAGCAAATTGAAGGTGTTATGGTTCAGCCTGACAGGGTTATGGAGATTCTAAGGGAGCCAGGCAGGGTCCTTGCTTATGAATGACTCACATGGTGTATGGACCTTCCTGTAGTTTAGAACAGACTAATTACACTGTATCCTAGCAGCAGACAGTGTTGACAAGTGCCAGTTTGCCTAATCAACCAaacatagggcggcgcacaattggcacagcatcgtccgggtttggccggtgtaggccgtcattgtaaatacgaatttgttcttaactgacttgcctagttaaataaaggtaaaataaaaaacaaaaataaaaaacagagggACAGTCTGTCCTCTACCTGCATTCATTATACAGTCATGTCTACCCTAAATGCTGAGGCAAATTTAGAAAGGTTAATTTATTGCCTGGACATTTAACAATTGTGAGCTAGACCTCACACATTGGAATGGTTTATCTCTGCTGAATAGACACAAATATCACTGACAGCATGGAAAATAACCCATGCTTAAAGACATAAGACACTGTCAAGTCAACACATAAATCTCTATCCACCTTAGGTAACACTATCAGAAAATAACCCTTCCCCcagcacgtacgcacacacaccacacacacaccacacacacacacacacacacacacacacacacacacacacacacacacacacacacacacacacacacacacacacacacacacacacacacacacacacaccagcaagcATGCTACAAACCTAAAAACACTTCATTATAGGCAGAGTATTGACTGTCTCAACCATTACTGAGACTGTAGGGTGCTCAGCCACTGTTGCTAAGCGACAAATTACTTTTGCTGTAAAGGCGCAATCCCCCATAACAAAAGACTCCAAGACATCCTCCACTATTCTCAGTATGCTGTGGCTTCCTCCAACTCTGTGTTCACTCATTCATTTAATGAGTGAATATTGTGTGACCGATttcctaaaatattttttaaataataataatcaaaataACCCATCTGAATCTTCCAAACGACAGCAGGTGACACTCTAACCAGCTGTTATTCTTTCTTCTCAGCACAGAGCATAACAACAAGTCACACAGCACTTGAGTGAGTATGTTTAATGAGGTGGAAAACATGGACGGCTATTCAGATGCTTTCAGCCCTGTGCATGTTCATTCCATCACACTCAGGTCCAGCCTCATAATATGGAGGAGACAAGGTAACAACAAGGTTACAGCTCTGCTGGTCtcaaatcagtggaggctggtggtacTTTAAATAGGAGGATAGTCTCATTAAAATGGATTGAAACACATTAAAcacaccattccattcactccattccagccattactatgagccatcctcccttcagcagcctccactgtttctGATGGAGGAGCCATGATCCATCCCAAATGGGATTTGAGATATGCTCCAGTGGTGGACGTTAAAGTCGTTCATCTGTCCATGACAACTGAAAGACAGGTCACGTGATGCAACATGCATCATGGCACAACAGAAAAACACCCTCCTGGACTGACATCATGATGAGCACCATACACAGCATCAACGACTACAACCTCCCATTATTCCATCATTACACGACACCACTTCTTCTACGCAATGAATGAGTCAATGAACAAAGCCATGAATATCACTTATCACAGACCAATTACCCATTCATACGATTTCTCTTTACACCGCAAAGTACAAAACTGCAAAAATAATGGAATGAATGCAGCCTAATCTAGTGGTCTCCTTTTCTGAGATCTTCAGTGCTTGATCCATTCCTATTTCTACAGAAAGCAGCATGGAGATATGACATCATGGTTAAATGTTGGGGATGTGTACAGACTAGTAAAGCACAGTAACCATCATGGCTTATGTAGGATTGGATAGTACACTGACTCCTTTGTGCACAAGAGCACCCCAATCCTTTGTCAACAATGCCATCAATCAAGCCCTATCAAAACAAAGCTcacctgtaaaaaaaaatatatatatataagaacaaaacaaacaaaaaactattTTTCCACAATATCAATTCAGTTCTTTTTCTGAATGGCTCCAGTGTTTCCTATGGCAGCGTTTTCCATTTCAGCACCATTAATCATTGTGCTATTGCTTTTGTAACCATGGAAACTGGCCTTGCTGCATCTCTCGGTGCAGGTCTGTGGGGCTTCACAATAGGCAGACTGACAGCTCCCGTGGCTGGAGCAGGTCAGTGAGCCCACCGAGCAGAACCAACGCTGGGAACACACAGAACTGCCTCTGTCTGTTAGCCCTCAGCCCAGCACTCACCATCTCCTCCACACATTCATCATTATAGACCCATAGGTTACATAACCACCAGGTCCAGTGTCAGAACAACTTAGACTCTCTGAGGGATATTTTACATAGATCTGGTTACATGTGGTCCACTCAAAACCCTCATTTGCTAGAAATTAGTTTGATACATTTCTGAGTATAATGAGTTTAATAAATGCTTGTTATGGATACGTGGGAGTAGTGAGTTATAATTAGGAATTCAAGCTGCTtgtgtgatgtaaatgtttgCATTAGCTGTTGTTGATGGAGAGGAGAACGGAATTAGAATCATGGCTGCAATGTGGAAGTGTTGGCTTCCATATAAACGTTGTGGTTTGGTGAATGCAGTCCTGGGTGAACTGCATTGGCCTGCAGCTAGATGTGTGGACCATTGGGGGTTGGGAGGGATACAGCGTTACACACATATAATACATTTCTACGGCTTCTAGAGAAGAAGACTCAGAGGACTAGTCAGATTCTGGGTCTGTCAGAGATAAATATACTCTAAATATACCCAGAGATGTCAACTGTCAGCTACAAAGGTCGTCGGCTTTTCAAGAAAATCAAAACCCATACATCATACATCATACAAAATAACTTTGCTGCATGGGAGACCTATTGTTACTCAAAGTCTGCGCCAGCTTCTGTGAACTGAGAAAAATCTGAAACTCTTCATTGCTTATGCAAGCCTCAGTCCCAAACCCACAAGACTGATCTAAATCAATAGAATGGAGTAGACACAGTACCGTCCATGAGAAACAGATTAGCTGTTGACCTGTGGAAACCCCACTGATTAAGACTAATGTTCTATCCAATAGGCTGTTTGGTGGCAGTGTTCCTGCACTGTGGCTTCCCCCATTACTCCACAGAGATCTGCAGCCAAACACAGAGACTACACTGCTACACGGACACACTGTAGCATACTGGGTAGATGCAAAACATTTTAACGTTGACAGATGGTCGAatgaaatacacacacatctagcCTATTGTCAGGTAAAAACACTGTTATCTTCTTCCTTCTGTTCAATTATCTCAAAAGGGAATCATCCTAGCTAAAAATAAACATTCTGTCACATCTGCTGTTTCTACCTGGTGTAATGACTGACTTGTGCTCAGGATCTGTATCTTAAACACAGTCTGAGGCTGCTGCTGCTCtgagagagaaaataaacaacagagatagacagagagagagagagagagagagagagagagagagagagagagagagagagagagagagagagagagagagagagtgtaaggaagacagagatagagagaaaaggagagatggagggagatcgagagagaaacagagagagatagagagtgagaacaacagagagagaaagagagagtgagggagacacagagagaaaaagGTAGTGAGATGGAGAGGTTCTGGGTTTGGAGCTCCAGGGTACTCACTGTTATCTTGGTCTCCTTGATCACCTTGTTCTGCCTCTTGGCTGGGGAGTTGTTCCCCGGGTTCTGTTGGGAGAGACAGGAGGCATCGTCAACGTCAAAGCTCTCCTCGTTGTCAAAGCTGGCCGCCTCCATCATCACACAacacctcttctcctcctgctcctctccctgctcctgcaactgaggctgcctctcactgcctgcctgctgcctgcctgatGTGGTGAGTTGAGTGGAGACGCGTCACGGGGGGTTAGTAGGGGGCTGGGGAGATgggagggggagggtggaggggagggggtggaggcgGTTGGTCACGGTCCTAGGAGCGTGACGAAGCTAGCCTCCGGTTAAGCTGCTGTCACCCGAGTCTGGAGGTTGACGGCCGGGGGAGAAGGATGCAGCCAGGAGCCTTGTGTCTCCCTACTGTCCATACTGAAAACCACTGAGACAACACGTGGATGGAgcaagcagaagagagagagagagagagagagcgagagcgagagagagagagagagagagagagagagagagagagagagagagagagagagtgctttagcaatgtaaacatatgtttcccatgccaataaagcccctttgaattcAGTTGAGCGatggaagactgaaggagaggGGGGGGATTTATTTACACATCCCATCACCATGCCTCCCtctgagaaagagacagagagagagagagagagagagagagagagagagagttttaaaTGTGGGAGGAGAGgataaggagagaggagagggggcagggtcTGAGGGAAATGGCTGAGTGATGATCACTAGAAGGCTAATTATGATTAAGAGGCAAGTTGGAGGAAAAGAGGAGAAAAACACAACCAATGAACAGCCTCTCTGGCCCCACGTGTGTTTATgagctttagtgtgtgtgtgtgtgagactatgTGGTTTAGGGAGATGTGTATGTGCATACAATACTGTCTgatagtgtgggtgtgtgttagcGTAATTACAATTCAGAGCAGTGTGGGTATAGGATGTCTGATAATAGTGTGTGGGTACAGGATGTCTGATAATAGTGTGTGGGTACAGGATGTCTGATAATAGTGTGTGGGTACAGGATGTCTGATAATAGTGTGTGGGTACAGGATGTCTGATAATAGTGTGTGGGTACAGGATGTCTGATAatagtgtgtgggtgtttgtggagGTGTGTTTGGCAGGTGTGTTTGTGGAGGGCTGATGCATCTTCGTTTTTTCAGGGGTGGGGGTCCAGAGGGTGGATGTGCGGAAGAATTGATGTACGCATGTGTGAGTGCACTGTATGTGAGTGCGGAGGGAGCctgagggtgtgtgtggtgtttatCTGTGTCTGCAGGGCTGCAGCCACACttaccatctctccctctctctttctactctctctctctctctctcactctactctctccctctctttcgctgtctctcgctctctcgctctctaatgATGACGTTCCACCAGAGGCAGCAGCATGTGTGCAGAGAAAAGCAGAGCTGCAACAGTACGTACGTGTGATCGCCCCAAGGACACAACCccactgtcccctcctctcctcccctgcttaTTACAACACCCACCTGCAGTGgccaacacaacaacacagtcagttGTAGTAACCCAGTGAAAGCTTCACGCATCGCATCGACGCactctcaccttcctcctccgAAACATGGCGCCGTTGACCAGCACCTACCGATGTGTCCGGGCTGCTCGGAGCGCGGCGATCCAGCCAGCAGACTTTCCCAGAAACCCAGGACGCCCAGTTCTCCCAGTGTGAGCTAGTAAGATTCTCTTGCTGGCGTCGTTTGAAAAGCTGACAACAAACCCTGCTGCGTGGTCCAAATCTCAGCTGCCCATATGGCCCAAATCTGTCCATCTATTCTCCGTTAGCTGATGACAGGGTACTCGCTAACGGTGAGTAATTAGTCACGTGGGTTGGCGTGTAACATTTCTTGGCCCAGGTTCATAGCTGCTCAAACAGGACTGTGGAGGACCATAGAGGACCGCTTTGGTCCTGAAGAATGTTTGATGCGTGCGATGGATTTCAATCATACCACATCAAGAATAAACTGTGAATTATTGcattaaaatagtaaaaatgtgaATTAGTTTGCCTGCAACATGTTATAGGTGTCATAGGAACCATTATTGAGTCTGAGCTGCTTACTGTCGATGTGAAATCAATATCAGACAACTATTTCACTCTGATCAATACGTTGAGCTGATTGCAATGTTCCAACCGTAATAGACTTAACGGGTCGGATAAAATACAGGTCTATCAGGTGAAGTCCCTTTTATAAAGTGTATTACAGACTGCAGTGCTGAGTTTAAAGTCTCACCTGTTTGTCCATAGTGGCTCTGCGTAGGGGCACGCCAGGGGGGTCCGTGGGATGCATAGCACTTCCTGTGGTGTGACATGATCCATTGACTACAAGGGAAAATATCATAAATGTCATTGAGATGAATGACAGATTAAACCCGCTACTTACTGAATCAGTTCAGAACGATAAGCACCCTGGGGAATATACAACTCCTTCATGTGAAGGACTGTGTATCAATCCATTATAGTGAAAAGGTCATCTTGTGCTTATGTCTTAATGTGACATCTTAATGTTATGGAGCTATTTGCATCCTAACATTAGGGAATAATACATCCTCATTCATCTTCCAGACAGAAAGCGGTTTGCACTCCCCCCTTATATTCCTTCCTTGTCCCAGCTCCAGTTCATCTCACTGGGCTACGGCTCAGTACACAGCATATCTCATAGGTGTTTCAATCGCCTTCTCACTCTGGCCAATAAGAAAACAATGGCCTTACAATAATGCCAACGGCCTTAAGGGAGATGttcctgtgtgtctgtatgtgtgtgtgtgtgtgtgtgtgtgtgtgtgtgtgtatgtctgggtttgtgtgtgtgtgtcacagcccTGCATATGTCTATGGTAATATCCCTACTCACATCCTATCCTACAGGGTTCTAATGGATCCTCATCGGCTGTGATTCATGGCCTGTCCACTTGCTGCATATCAAGGCAGCCCATTTCCAGCTGAAGGTAAACACATGAGCTAGAGCATTATTACATCAGCATGACTCCTGAGGGAAGCTGAGCACCACAGCCATGTAAAGACACAACATAATGACCCCTGAGGAAAGCTGAGCACCAGAGCCATGTAAAGACACAACATAATGACCCCTGAGGGAAGCTGAGCACCACAGCCATGTAAAGACATGAAATAATGACCCCTGAGGGAAGCTGAGCACCACAGCCATGTAAAGACACAACATAATGACCCCTGAGGGAAGCTGAGCACCACAGCCATGTAAAGACATGACATAATGACCCCTGAGGGAAGCTGAGCACCACAGCCATGTAAAGACATGACATAATGACCCCTGAGGGAAGCTGAGCACCACAGCCATGTAAAGACACAACATAATGACCCCTGAGGGAAGCTGAGCACCACATCCATGTAAAGACATTACATAATAACCCCTGAGGGAAGCTGAGCACCACAGCCATGCAAAGACACAACATAATGAGCCCTGAGAGAAGCTGAGCACCACATCCATGTAAAGACATTACATAATGACCCCTGAGGGAAGCTGAGCACCACAGCCATGTAAAGACATGACATAATGACCCAGTTCTACCTCACACATAATGGAGCAGGGACCAGGGGAATAGTGATCAGAGGGGGATACTGTGTTAGAGAGACATATACATAAATATATATCACGGAATCAGAACTACAAAAGTGTGTTGAAATGGAACGGTATGAAGTGTCACTAGGTGGGAATCTGCGGTATCATCAACAGAATGCTCAGCCCCAGATAGGGAGCCCATGGCGTTGCCGTCATACTTATTCTAGAGCCCATGGCTGTCTCCATGAATGCTTTGTATTATCCAAGCAGACTGAGTTATGGACTCAGATACAGGCAGTGTAATCTGAGCCCACTTCCTGTTCAACACTACTTCGCCCTCTCTAACCTTACCCCCAATCCCCCCAATCTCTAACTTCCTGGGGCTCCTCTCCAGTGCCGGGCCGGGGCATCCGGAGCCCAGGGAGGAGCCAGGCTGGACTAGCCAGGCAGAGAGATCTCTTAACCTGGGCTTCATTACTGCCTGCCTCCCCTGGGAGGATTAGCCTTGTCTGGTCTGTATTGACAAATCCCTACAGCTGGATGTTCTCTCCCTGGTTGTTATCCCAGTGTGTGGAGAGAACACACCAGCAGTGGAATACCACCTACTGGCCTGGGATGGTGTTCCTCTGACATAATCAGAGGCAGCACCTGAAATGCCCCTAAATAAGCCAACAAGGGTTCCAGCTAGCTAGGCCAAGTTAGATTGCTAAGGCTTCAGTTGTAGAGCTACTACACAGTGAAGAAGAGGAATTGCTATATCTATGTAGCAACATTTCTGGCACTTATTTAACTCGATAGATATGGTAGATTTAAATCAGAAGAGGCTTGATGTTACCTTCGGGTAAGGAGTTCCTTTGTGCCGGTGGTCTCACTGGGGTCCCATAAGAAGCAGAGGGCCGTTCCCATGTTGTTTCTGGAATGACACACGAATGGTTAAAGCCATAGGAGGCGTAAAGCACAATGGACACACAGTTCCACAGTTTCCCTGAACGCTGAATGAAACTCTAAAGAACACAGGGGGAGAGCACAACTATTGAGAAATTTTCAAAAAGTATTGTAGAGGACATGGTCACACGTCACTACAGCGAGCGACTACAGTGTACTCAAGGTCTGATAGTTAGTGTTCTCTTTCAGTTGAGAACAGAGGAACAGGAAGAGAATACTTTAAATGAAAAGTATTGAAATGAATTATTCATTTGCTGAAAAAACATTTGAGATTCTTGACATGCTCTCAGAATGTTCCCGGGGCATCAAACAAACATAATTCCAGTTAGTGGAGCAAGAAGTACTTTGACATCTGGACAGTGTTAGAGATGCTTTCTGACTATCAATCAGGCAGAGACATTGTATCTACAATGGAGAGCTGATAACATTGGTACATTACATGCTCTTGTGTAATAAAAGTGTTAGAATTGCTTGAAAATACAACTGAGTGCCCTTTAAAAATAACATCTCTAATCAGTGTAattaaaaaacacattttaatCATTATGCAGTTGAATTAAAGTCCATAATAGAGTTATAACACACAGTATAATAATGAGTGTTACAGCATATGGTTTTATAAAATAGCCCCTGGGCCTTTCTCTCTACTACAGTGTGTGGTGTGCCAAGGTGCAGTGTTCTGCCAGAGTGTTGGAGCTGCCATGGGTGAATCCTGGCTTTGTCCTGTGGGAAACAGTCTTTCTCTCTGGCTCCTATGCCATTGAGGGGcacgcatacacacgcacacacacacacacacacacacacacacacacacacacacacacacacacacacacacacacacacacacacacacacacacacacacacacacacacacacacacacagacaaacacacacagctctatCTGTGTAGTGCAGAATCATGCCACAAAATTAAAAGGTTCCGATAAGCATCTCTATTAAAGGTCGGCTGCCTATTAGCCCTGGTATTAAACAACATTGTGTTTTTTCTGTCTAGTAAACAGGGGTTGTTTAAATGTCATTACACAGGAAGGCTCTGTGGAGTTCCTCAGAACACATAGGTTGAGCTGCTGAGGTACCTGCAGCAGTGGCTGCCATCACCACACATTTGGGCTAATCAGATTAAAGTGGATGAGATGTTAGGCCCTCCTTCAAATGAATGGGCTGGAGAGATGTTGATGATGGGGAATGGTAATGAGCTCTCTGAGCTGGCAGCATTTCACGGCAGAACTGGAAACTATGGTTACCAAACAAAACACTGACAAATGGAACTGATGGTTTCTGATTGAAAAAGATTTGAACCTATACACTGGAGAAGGCTGTTAAGCCAAACATCTGTGTATGCTATCAGTAAAAAAAATTAAGTAAGCTTTATGCGTCATCTTTATGAGGGTGGACGCATCACACATTTTTGCTAGTCAAATGATGAAATATGTATTGGTTCCAGCATAATCATGCAGATTATATAGCTACAGTAATAACGCCGATATATACATCATATATACATAGTCAGGGGCATTGTAGAAATCTATGGTGCTGGCAGAAGGTGAATCACAGCAAATAGGAATGGAGGATCTGCCAGATTTCTTCCATCATCCTCATAATATTGATCCTCCTCTCACATGAGTGAGCATGTCAGTAGGGTTGTGGTGGAGCTGTGTGCCTGGCTTACCTTTGCTGGCGGTGTTGATGTAGTACCTGCATCCCTCGGGTGACATGTGACATCTCCAGCCTTGGGGAAGAGGGACAGTCTTGATCTCATCCCCCGGTGCAGGGCTGGCGGCCACTGGCTTCTGTCACAAACACACCACTCCTTTCACTACCAGATCATTCACATACGCTGTCACTGTTACCCAGTCTTGCTCATATAAATGGTGAATGCAACTATTAACAATTCATTGAGAAATGTTGATTTTGTTCTcttttttttaaaattttttttACTGTAATTGATTTACCCACTTGATTAATCTACATAATATTCCATATTATGTACAGTATCTACATATCAAGGAGGGCTGCATCAGCCTCTAATTTTCCCAATTAGCAGTGTCTGCTAATTTCCACCCAGTTACAGTACAAAGTACTCCCACATTTCTGAAGCAGGCTGATTGCAAGCACAgacacagctactgtatgtaGAAAATATATGTTTTAATTAGTAGGAACAATGTAATAATGAATGTAATGTTTAATTCAGGAAATATTGAACTGTGGCAAGGAATTGGAAAGCTTGTTTGATTGTAGGAAGGGTGTTCTTTTCTTTGAATGATTCATGTGGTCGTTGGTAAACATAGAAAGACCCCACTGCTGAAAGAGACACAAGAAAGCCCCATTTCACTCTGTCACCTAAACAAGCCTAATGAACCAAATTAGAGCTCTTTGACAACACAGATCAGCCTTATGTTTACCGATGACCAAATGAAGCAATCAAAGAAAAGAACACCCTCCCTATAATGAAACATGGGGGAGGTTTgataatgctgtggggttgctttgctgtcTCTGGTACTGGGGGCCTTGAACGTGTGCAAGACatcatgaaatcagcagattatcaaggtgttttggagtgcaatgttcaacccagtgtccaaaaacggtgtctctgttgaaggttgtgggtcttccagcagAACAACAACCTAAACACACATCAAAAAGCACCCAGGAATGGTTCAAGAATAAACACTGGACTGTTCTGCagtggccagcaatgagtccagatctGAATCCCATCATAAACCTAAGGTGAGATCAGAAAAATTGGAGCAATTTGCAGTTGAAGGGTGGGCCAAATTGCCATGTGCAGCAAGCCCATTGATGATTACAATAAGTGTTTTTTTACTGTTATGTTCGCCAAAGGCTGTTTAACCAAATATTAGCTCCTGGGTGCCAATTATTTTGTCCATGCCATTTGTTTGATTTTTCTTAAATAacattgtaaacttaagtttccCCCAAAAACAATTGTTCTGCAATGTTGACAatccaataaaacatttttttcccATTTTAACTTATTttaaaagtgcaagggtgccaatatttttGGCCGCCACTGTACATGTTCCCTTGAAATGTATAAACAACATCCGTTCCGATGTGC contains:
- the LOC121560420 gene encoding growth arrest-specific protein 7-like — its product is MKPVAASPAPGDEIKTVPLPQGWRCHMSPEGCRYYINTASKETTWERPSASYGTPVRPPAQRNSLPEVNGSCHTTGSAMHPTDPPGVPLRRATMDKQVRL